CCGCAACACACTCTTTTGTATAAACACTTGCCTTTCGTGAGCCAACAACTGCGATCTTTGGTAAGGATAAAAGCGAAGTATCTCCGATAAAATTTAGCTGTTTTGGTGGATTTTTTAGTCTTTTTAACGGCTCTGGGATAAAGTCAAGTCTCATAAAATATCTTTTAAATAAACCACATCAACATCTTTTAAAAGATTATTTTTGCTCTCTTTTATCACTGCAATCGTATTTTTCTTTGGATGCCCGATAGCGATCGCATAGCCTCTTTTTTTAGCCAAATTTACAGCAGCCACAAGCTCACGTCTAACAGCACTAGCCGATGGATCGTCGTCTAAAAATATATCTCTTGAAATGTATGGCTGATTATGTTTTTTTGCAGCTCTTGCTACTGCGGTTTGAGCGATAGTTTTGCTATCAACAAAGACAAAGCCCTGCTCTATCAGCGCCCTATATGCCTTATCCATAGCGTCAAAATCGCTTGTAAAGCGTGATCCTGTGTGGTTGTTTGTATATTTTGCACGCGGGAAGTCTTTGCGTATCTTTTTTATCTTCTCAAGCATGCTCTCAAAACTCTCGTTGATAGTAAGAGTTCCTATCTCTGGGCTATCAAAGTGCTTTGCTTGCATCGGAAGATGTATCATATAAAACTCAAATGTTCTTGCGATATTTGGCGTATCTGGATGAGTTTTTGTCGCTGGAAAAATAGACGGCGTGATTTTTAAGCCAAGCGACTTTATCATACTCGCATGTTCAAATGTCGCCACATCGTCTATTATGATGACGAGCTTTGCGCGCCCTTTTACACTAGTATTTGGCGTAAAAGGTACCGCTTCAAAGCTATCTTTTTTTATATTTTTTTCTTCATATTTTGTTTTTTCTATCTTTTTAGTGGTTAAATTTTCAGCTTTTTTAGCTGGCTCGACTTTTGTATCCTCGCTTTTAAATTTCTCTTTTTTTTCTATTTCAGCGCTTTTATTTTGATCGATTTTTACTTCAAAATTTTGAGGTTTTAACTCAGTTTTTTGTTCGATTTTTGAGCTATAAAATGGCTCTATCTTTTGTTCATTTTCTATTACACTAGGCTCTGTATTTTTATAACTTGCAAGTAAATTTTTAGTATCGTTTTGCTCTTTTTTTATCTCTTCTTTTTTGGCTTCACTCTTTACTTCAGCTATCTTCTTTTGCTCTTTTGGCTCAACTTTTGAATTTAAAGCAAGCTCACTTTTATGCTTAGGATCGGTAAAAATTTTACTTAAATTTTCATCTTCATCAAATTTTAGAGGGTATTTTCTCTTTTCGTATTCTTGTTTTTTCTCTTTACTGGCAACCTTTGGCTCAGCTTTTTTAGAAATTTGCTTCTCTATCTTTGGCTCATTTGCTTTGCTTATCTGTTCTGCACCATTATTTTTTATACTAAGAGCTACGCTAAGTGCTATTATCAAAATAGCCGCGATAATGCCGATACCAAGATAGGTTTTATTGTGAGAGCGACCTGCACTCTTTTTTGTAGGTCGCTTCTTTGTAGTCTTTTTTTCGCTCAAGGCTTAGTTTTTATTCTGATCTATAAGTTTGCCGTTAGTTATCCAAGGCATCATCGCGCGAAGTTTTTTGCCAGTTTGATTTAGCAAACTTCTCTCAGCTATACCGCGCTCA
This genomic interval from Campylobacter concisus contains the following:
- a CDS encoding divergent polysaccharide deacetylase family protein; translation: MSEKKTTKKRPTKKSAGRSHNKTYLGIGIIAAILIIALSVALSIKNNGAEQISKANEPKIEKQISKKAEPKVASKEKKQEYEKRKYPLKFDEDENLSKIFTDPKHKSELALNSKVEPKEQKKIAEVKSEAKKEEIKKEQNDTKNLLASYKNTEPSVIENEQKIEPFYSSKIEQKTELKPQNFEVKIDQNKSAEIEKKEKFKSEDTKVEPAKKAENLTTKKIEKTKYEEKNIKKDSFEAVPFTPNTSVKGRAKLVIIIDDVATFEHASMIKSLGLKITPSIFPATKTHPDTPNIARTFEFYMIHLPMQAKHFDSPEIGTLTINESFESMLEKIKKIRKDFPRAKYTNNHTGSRFTSDFDAMDKAYRALIEQGFVFVDSKTIAQTAVARAAKKHNQPYISRDIFLDDDPSASAVRRELVAAVNLAKKRGYAIAIGHPKKNTIAVIKESKNNLLKDVDVVYLKDIL